The proteins below come from a single Halobacillus salinarum genomic window:
- the purR gene encoding pur operon repressor, protein MKRSERLVAMTYYVLDRPRELISLPFFSQKYEAAKSSISEDLGIINKMFEQEGIGYLETVSGAAGGVKYIPAFSKDYSEQFVLKLCKQLEDPQRLLPGGYLFMSDILGSPETTRNIGRLFASAFADKEIDAVMTVATKGIPLAYSVASYLNVPVVIARRDPKVTEGSTVSINYVSGSTRKIQTMVLTKRSLEVGSKVCIIDDFMKAGGTINGMRNLLKEFNAEVAGIGVLAEAEDDEEDRVVEDYISLVQIMNVDDRHSSIEVRPGNLLRHI, encoded by the coding sequence ATGAAACGAAGTGAACGACTGGTAGCGATGACCTATTATGTACTCGATCGTCCGCGTGAATTGATTTCCCTGCCTTTTTTCTCACAAAAGTATGAAGCGGCTAAGTCTTCGATCAGTGAGGATCTCGGGATTATTAATAAAATGTTTGAGCAGGAAGGAATCGGTTATTTAGAAACGGTGTCGGGAGCGGCCGGCGGTGTGAAATATATCCCAGCCTTTTCTAAAGACTATAGTGAGCAATTTGTTCTCAAGCTGTGTAAGCAGCTGGAGGACCCACAGCGCTTGCTGCCTGGCGGATATTTATTTATGAGTGACATATTAGGCAGTCCGGAAACCACGCGCAATATTGGCAGACTCTTTGCCTCAGCTTTTGCTGATAAAGAAATTGATGCGGTAATGACTGTGGCTACAAAGGGAATTCCGCTGGCTTATTCTGTCGCTTCTTACTTAAACGTACCCGTAGTTATCGCAAGACGTGACCCTAAAGTAACGGAAGGTTCTACAGTGAGCATTAATTATGTCTCAGGATCCACTCGTAAAATCCAGACGATGGTCTTAACGAAACGTTCCTTGGAAGTTGGTTCAAAAGTATGCATTATCGACGATTTTATGAAGGCTGGCGGAACGATCAATGGAATGAGAAACCTGTTGAAGGAATTTAATGCTGAAGTAGCTGGAATCGGTGTCCTTGCTGAAGCAGAAGATGATGAAGAAGACAGGGTGGTCGAGGATTATATTTCGCTCGTCCAGATTATGAACGTAGACGATCGCCATTCTTCAATAGAGGTTCGTCCTGGAAATTTATTGAGACATATTTAA
- the spoVT gene encoding stage V sporulation protein T, whose amino-acid sequence MKATGIVRRIDDLGRVVIPKEIRRTLRIREGDPLEIFVDREGEVILKKYSPINELGDFAKEYAEALSESLEVPILISDRDEFIAVAGGSKKEYLNQSIASKIEQVMESRNSAVEKHPSPVEFVRGKEEDVISYIVHPIIAQGDPIGCVVAYNKEGAPIDEGSLKAVKTAASFLAKQME is encoded by the coding sequence ATGAAAGCAACGGGAATTGTAAGGCGTATCGATGACCTAGGTCGAGTAGTCATTCCAAAAGAAATTAGAAGAACACTTCGAATTAGAGAGGGGGACCCTTTAGAGATTTTTGTAGACCGTGAAGGAGAAGTGATTTTAAAGAAATATTCTCCGATTAATGAACTTGGTGATTTTGCAAAAGAATACGCGGAAGCCCTGAGTGAATCTTTAGAAGTTCCTATTTTAATCAGTGATAGAGATGAATTCATTGCCGTAGCCGGCGGATCCAAAAAAGAATACTTAAACCAGTCTATTGCTTCTAAAATCGAACAAGTGATGGAGAGCAGAAATTCGGCAGTTGAAAAACATCCGAGCCCTGTAGAGTTTGTCCGAGGAAAAGAAGAAGATGTCATTTCTTATATCGTTCATCCTATCATTGCTCAAGGAGATCCCATTGGCTGTGTCGTAGCTTATAATAAAGAAGGCGCACCTATCGATGAGGGGTCTTTAAAGGCTGTAAAAACAGCCGCCAGCTTTTTAGCAAAACAAATGGAATAG
- a CDS encoding putative polysaccharide biosynthesis protein, whose translation MADNTQTHHLVKGAILLSLAGLFSKVLSAGYRIPLQNIAGDLGFYIYQQVYPILGMALTLSLYGFPVAISKLVSEIEEEGQRLSLKSFYIPALTWLLGICLSVFALGYVQAGNIAAVMGDPKLTPSIRAAFFAFLLLPFTSLIRGIYQGQNNMQPTAVSQVIEQVLRVALIIATAVYAVTSGHIYQIGIGASAAAVLGSIGAAVFLGYSARKDHLWSCSPWSNFSVSFPKTILFYGLFICLNYMLLLLFQMVDSLTLVPQLTHTGISDVKAKVLKGVFDRGQPLVQLGTVLASSIALALIPSVTKRKFAEHKEEVQRYIFSAVKFSLLLALGATIGLITLFPEVNTLFFQDNKGTGALRLLMSVILFSSLAITLSSVLQGLGRVTHTAVLVLVGVFLKSIGNVFLIPHFGLYGAALSTVVAMVAVMAGNFFWLARYFPLTKWRTFPWSAAILAAAGMAAVLQAVRQLEAYVPVGEDRIILLIFTLALVALGAFIYVVLLLTFGALTERELEPLPKSRIWIRLLPKGRKT comes from the coding sequence ATGGCCGATAACACACAAACTCATCATTTAGTAAAAGGGGCCATACTGCTTTCGCTAGCCGGACTTTTCAGTAAAGTGTTAAGCGCGGGTTACCGTATTCCTTTGCAGAATATTGCCGGGGATCTTGGCTTCTATATATACCAGCAAGTCTATCCGATTCTTGGGATGGCGTTAACTTTATCCTTGTACGGTTTTCCGGTTGCCATATCAAAGCTTGTATCAGAGATTGAGGAAGAAGGACAACGGTTGTCTTTAAAAAGCTTTTACATACCTGCTCTAACCTGGCTGCTAGGAATATGTTTATCAGTCTTTGCTTTAGGTTATGTTCAAGCAGGAAACATTGCGGCTGTCATGGGAGATCCGAAGCTTACCCCCTCCATAAGAGCGGCTTTTTTTGCATTTTTACTTCTGCCATTTACTTCGCTCATCCGTGGGATCTATCAAGGGCAGAATAACATGCAGCCCACAGCAGTGTCCCAGGTTATTGAGCAAGTCCTCCGGGTGGCTTTGATTATTGCTACGGCTGTATATGCTGTAACGAGCGGACACATTTATCAAATCGGAATCGGTGCTTCTGCAGCAGCGGTTCTAGGGTCTATTGGTGCGGCTGTCTTTTTAGGATACTCTGCACGAAAAGATCATCTGTGGTCCTGCAGTCCGTGGAGTAACTTCTCTGTATCTTTTCCGAAGACGATTCTCTTTTACGGCCTGTTTATTTGTTTAAATTATATGCTTTTGCTGCTTTTCCAGATGGTGGATTCGCTTACGTTAGTTCCCCAGCTGACACATACAGGCATCAGTGATGTGAAGGCTAAAGTGTTAAAAGGTGTTTTTGATCGCGGGCAGCCTCTGGTTCAGCTTGGCACTGTGCTCGCTTCTTCGATCGCCCTTGCCTTGATTCCGTCTGTGACGAAACGAAAGTTCGCGGAGCATAAAGAAGAAGTTCAGCGATATATCTTTTCTGCCGTTAAGTTCAGCCTGCTTCTCGCACTCGGAGCCACGATTGGTCTTATCACATTATTTCCTGAAGTTAACACGTTATTTTTTCAAGATAACAAAGGAACGGGGGCCTTACGTCTCCTCATGTCCGTCATTTTGTTCAGTTCGCTTGCCATCACGCTTTCCTCCGTCCTGCAGGGGCTTGGGAGAGTGACTCATACCGCAGTTTTGGTCCTGGTGGGAGTCTTCTTAAAAAGCATCGGAAATGTATTTCTCATTCCCCATTTTGGTCTTTATGGCGCTGCCCTATCCACGGTCGTGGCAATGGTGGCTGTAATGGCAGGTAATTTCTTCTGGTTAGCCCGTTATTTTCCATTAACAAAATGGCGGACTTTTCCATGGTCGGCTGCGATTTTAGCTGCAGCTGGTATGGCGGCAGTGCTCCAAGCCGTAAGACAGTTGGAAGCTTATGTGCCGGTAGGGGAGGACAGGATCATTTTATTAATTTTTACTTTGGCGCTTGTAGCTTTAGGAGCCTTTATATATGTAGTATTGCTGCTTACTTTTGGAGCATTAACCGAAAGGGAACTGGAGCCGCTCCCAAAGAGCAGGATCTGGATACGATTACTTCCAAAAGGGAGGAAGACATAA
- a CDS encoding 50S ribosomal protein L25/general stress protein Ctc, whose translation MAITLKANQRQDLKQSVTRELRQEGNVPGVVYGKEKDPVTVSVNSIELLKTVRDEGKNAIISLDIDGGSTVNVMLHEYQIDPLKDELIHADFYVVNMSEEMDVEVPVHLEGESIGSKEGGVLQQPMYELAIRAKPSDIPEEILIDVSELNIGDSIMVSDLKAARNYEITEDENATIVSVTPPEEMPEEPELEEADQEPEVITEKSDDEEEEEKEEQE comes from the coding sequence TTGGCTATTACATTGAAAGCAAATCAGAGACAAGATTTAAAACAATCTGTAACTCGTGAATTACGTCAGGAAGGCAATGTCCCAGGCGTAGTTTACGGCAAAGAAAAAGACCCTGTTACTGTATCAGTTAACAGCATAGAACTATTAAAAACAGTGCGTGATGAAGGGAAAAACGCTATCATCTCCCTTGATATTGATGGTGGCTCTACGGTGAATGTCATGCTTCATGAATATCAAATCGATCCTTTGAAGGATGAATTGATTCATGCGGACTTCTATGTTGTCAACATGTCCGAAGAAATGGACGTAGAAGTACCTGTTCACCTTGAGGGTGAATCGATTGGTTCTAAAGAAGGCGGCGTATTGCAGCAGCCTATGTACGAACTTGCGATTCGTGCGAAACCAAGCGACATTCCTGAAGAAATTCTGATCGATGTTTCTGAATTGAATATTGGGGACAGCATCATGGTTAGTGACCTGAAGGCTGCCCGCAATTATGAAATTACAGAAGATGAAAATGCGACGATCGTATCTGTAACTCCTCCGGAAGAAATGCCGGAAGAACCTGAACTTGAGGAAGCAGATCAAGAGCCTGAAGTCATCACAGAGAAAAGTGATGACGAAGAAGAAGAAGAAAAAGAAGAACAGGAATAA
- a CDS encoding anti-sigma-F factor Fin family protein, with the protein MKIHYICRHCRRSVGELDGREVNVSQLGLERLNHEDHQEMVQVYKNGDITIQTICDSCEQALNENPHYHELDFFIH; encoded by the coding sequence ATGAAAATTCATTATATTTGCCGGCACTGCCGACGTTCGGTGGGAGAGCTTGACGGCCGAGAGGTAAATGTTTCTCAGCTCGGCCTTGAACGATTAAATCATGAAGATCACCAGGAAATGGTGCAGGTATATAAGAATGGGGATATCACCATTCAAACGATTTGTGATTCATGTGAACAGGCTCTTAATGAGAATCCGCACTATCATGAGCTGGATTTTTTTATTCATTAA
- the glmU gene encoding bifunctional UDP-N-acetylglucosamine diphosphorylase/glucosamine-1-phosphate N-acetyltransferase GlmU, whose product MSNRYAVVLAAGQGTRMKSKLYKVLHPVCGKPMVQHVVDQLKGLDLNELITVVGFGAEQVQEQVGGDSRYVVQEEQLGTGHAVLQADDMLADKEGTTVVVCGDTPLLTRATLQKLLDHHEAEQAKATILTAHAQDPFGYGRVIRSGNGQVERIVEQKDASEGEQAIQEINTGTYCFDNEALFNALKNVSNDNVQEEYYLPDVIEILKNEAETVSAYQTDNFSESLGVNDRVALAKAEKLMKQRINEQHMRNGVTLIDPDQTYISPDVQIGEDVIIYPGCVLEGDTKVENDVILGPHSTIKNCHIGAETVVKQSVAAESRIGERVQIGPFAHIRPQSDLSDDVKIGNFVEVKKASFGEGSKASHLSYIGDAKVGQGVNIGCGTITVNYDGQNKFLTTIEDDAFIGCNSNLVAPVTVGKGAYVAAGSTINQDVPAEALSIARSRQTNKEGYANKLKANKKD is encoded by the coding sequence ATGAGCAATCGTTACGCAGTAGTTCTTGCCGCCGGACAGGGAACTCGAATGAAATCAAAGCTGTATAAGGTGCTGCATCCCGTATGTGGAAAACCGATGGTACAGCATGTCGTAGATCAATTAAAGGGCTTGGATTTAAATGAGTTAATTACTGTAGTTGGATTTGGTGCCGAGCAAGTACAGGAACAGGTTGGCGGGGACAGCCGTTATGTAGTTCAGGAAGAACAGCTCGGTACAGGACACGCTGTTCTTCAAGCGGATGATATGTTAGCGGATAAAGAAGGAACCACTGTTGTGGTGTGTGGAGATACACCGCTTTTAACAAGGGCTACTCTCCAGAAGCTATTGGACCATCATGAAGCGGAACAAGCGAAAGCTACGATTTTAACCGCTCATGCACAGGATCCTTTTGGTTATGGCCGTGTGATTCGCAGCGGTAATGGGCAGGTTGAGCGAATCGTTGAACAGAAGGATGCAAGTGAAGGGGAACAAGCGATTCAGGAGATTAACACTGGGACCTATTGCTTTGACAATGAGGCTCTTTTCAATGCGCTGAAAAACGTCTCCAACGATAACGTTCAAGAGGAATATTATCTTCCAGATGTCATTGAAATCCTGAAAAATGAAGCAGAAACTGTCAGTGCTTACCAGACGGACAATTTTTCAGAGTCTCTAGGTGTCAACGACCGCGTGGCCTTGGCCAAAGCTGAAAAATTAATGAAACAGCGTATTAATGAGCAGCATATGCGTAATGGAGTTACGCTGATTGATCCCGATCAAACTTATATCAGTCCGGATGTTCAGATTGGAGAAGATGTAATCATCTATCCTGGATGTGTGCTGGAAGGGGACACTAAAGTCGAGAACGATGTCATTCTTGGGCCCCACTCCACGATCAAGAATTGCCACATCGGAGCCGAGACGGTCGTGAAACAAAGTGTAGCTGCCGAAAGCCGTATTGGAGAACGAGTACAAATCGGACCGTTTGCCCATATTCGCCCGCAATCAGACTTAAGTGATGATGTGAAAATCGGAAACTTTGTCGAAGTGAAAAAAGCAAGCTTTGGTGAAGGAAGCAAGGCTTCGCATTTAAGTTATATTGGTGATGCGAAGGTTGGGCAGGGTGTGAACATAGGTTGTGGTACAATAACAGTGAATTATGATGGTCAAAATAAATTTTTGACAACCATTGAAGATGACGCTTTTATTGGCTGTAACTCTAATCTCGTCGCTCCGGTTACTGTAGGTAAAGGAGCTTATGTGGCAGCAGGTTCGACGATTAATCAGGATGTGCCCGCGGAGGCTCTGTCGATTGCCAGGTCTCGCCAGACGAATAAAGAAGGCTATGCAAATAAATTAAAAGCGAATAAAAAAGATTAA
- the mfd gene encoding transcription-repair coupling factor has protein sequence MQGIKDYLLTKDDIQSVTAGFESGMKEQMVAGLSGASRSLQVALLNESLKRPVLLVTHQLIQAQHLYEDLQELTDPSQVHLYPVNELIASEIAIASPELRSQRIEALNQWLRQDSGILIAPVAALKRMMPSKSYWEQNQLPFRVGEDVDFDRYIEQMVHMGYERTQMVATPGEFSIRGGILDIYPLTAEFPYRIELFDTEVDSIRTFDSETQRSKEKYSELYVGPATELLLEDEDFARASHKLEEALSHSLKKLAKSEAKETLQAHVERDLERLNHRERFQEMYKYIGFFYEPSMSLLDYLPQHGLLVLDEMSRIQETATRLDQEEAEWHQSLLEANQTVHDLKISYDWHDTWARMKQPRLYLSVFMRHIPHAHPQNIVNISSRQMQQFHGQMNLLKTEMERWKKQDYSVLILAPDEKRKEKVQAVLEDYGMEAVTADGLVELPVHTPVVMQGNISSGFEWPMHKLAVLTEKELFKKRTAKPKRKQKLSNAERIKNYQELKVGDYIVHANHGIGKYLGIETLEMNGSHKDFLMVKYSGNDKLFVPIDQIDLIQKYVGSEGKEPKVYKLGGSEWGKVKRRVQSSVEDIADDLIELYAEREASKGHAFGEDGEMQRDFEAAFAYEETEDQLRCIEEIKEDMKRIRPMDRLLCGDVGYGKTEVAIRAAFKAIEDGKQVALLVPTTILAQQHYETLQERFQDFGINIGLLSRFRTRKQQKETSDRLRKGLVDLVVGTHRILSKDVQFKDLGLLIVDEEQRFGVKHKEKIKQLKANVDVLTLTATPIPRTLHMSMLGVRDLSVIETPPENRFPIQTYVLEYNPVFMREAIEREMAREGQVFFLFNRVENIERMSQEISALVPEARVAFAHGQMNETELENVMFSFLEGEFDVLVSTTIIETGVDIPNVNTLIVYDADRMGLSQLYQLRGRVGRSNRVAYAYFTYQKDKVLTEVAEKRLQAIKEFTELGSGFKIAMRDLSIRGAGNLLGAQQHGFIDSVGFDMYSQMLKDAIEAKRQGKEPQAVQPFQPELDLQIDAYIPESYIHDEKQKIDMYKQFQALESEEDIHDLRDELIDRFGDYPEEVENLFRVSAIRLYAKKARIESISEKKKKIEMLMESEQSQQIDGAKLFEFANKYGRIVQLGTEDSKLKVTFTWDKKSLLNRYEIVEEFVHHLPELSREVTTA, from the coding sequence ATGCAAGGAATAAAGGATTATTTACTTACGAAAGATGATATCCAATCTGTGACGGCCGGGTTTGAGTCAGGTATGAAAGAACAGATGGTTGCTGGCCTCTCAGGGGCCTCACGCAGCCTTCAGGTTGCCCTTCTTAACGAATCCTTAAAGCGGCCTGTTCTGCTCGTCACCCATCAGCTCATTCAAGCACAGCACCTGTATGAGGACTTGCAGGAATTGACAGATCCAAGTCAGGTGCATTTATATCCGGTAAATGAATTGATTGCCTCAGAGATTGCAATTGCGAGTCCTGAGCTTAGGAGTCAGAGAATAGAGGCGCTTAACCAATGGTTAAGACAAGACTCAGGCATTTTGATCGCACCTGTCGCAGCCTTAAAACGAATGATGCCGTCTAAATCCTACTGGGAGCAGAATCAGCTCCCTTTTCGTGTTGGAGAAGATGTGGATTTTGACCGTTATATTGAACAGATGGTGCATATGGGTTATGAAAGAACCCAGATGGTTGCCACCCCTGGAGAATTTTCTATCCGCGGGGGAATCTTGGATATTTATCCTTTAACTGCGGAATTCCCGTATCGCATTGAATTATTTGACACAGAAGTTGATTCCATCCGCACGTTTGACTCTGAGACACAGCGCTCTAAAGAAAAATATAGTGAACTATATGTAGGTCCGGCCACAGAACTGCTGCTCGAGGATGAAGACTTTGCAAGAGCTTCCCATAAGCTTGAAGAGGCATTGAGCCATTCATTAAAGAAATTGGCGAAGTCGGAAGCAAAGGAAACGCTGCAGGCTCACGTGGAAAGAGACTTGGAGCGGTTAAATCATCGCGAACGTTTTCAGGAAATGTATAAATACATCGGGTTCTTCTATGAGCCTTCTATGAGTCTATTAGATTACCTGCCACAACACGGACTCCTCGTACTCGATGAAATGAGCAGAATTCAAGAAACAGCTACCCGTTTGGACCAAGAGGAAGCCGAATGGCACCAAAGCTTATTAGAAGCAAACCAAACGGTTCATGACTTGAAAATATCTTACGACTGGCATGATACGTGGGCTCGTATGAAACAGCCACGACTTTATTTATCCGTATTCATGAGGCATATTCCTCACGCACACCCACAGAACATCGTGAATATTTCCAGCCGTCAGATGCAGCAATTCCACGGCCAGATGAATCTGCTGAAAACAGAAATGGAGAGATGGAAAAAACAGGACTATTCTGTGTTGATCCTGGCTCCTGATGAAAAGCGGAAAGAGAAGGTTCAAGCGGTACTTGAGGATTATGGGATGGAGGCAGTCACAGCTGACGGACTGGTGGAACTGCCTGTACACACGCCTGTAGTTATGCAAGGAAACATCAGCAGCGGGTTTGAATGGCCGATGCATAAGCTTGCTGTACTGACAGAGAAAGAATTGTTTAAGAAACGGACGGCAAAGCCTAAGCGAAAGCAGAAATTGTCTAACGCCGAGCGGATTAAAAATTACCAGGAGCTCAAAGTAGGCGACTATATCGTACACGCCAATCACGGGATTGGTAAGTACCTGGGAATCGAAACCCTGGAGATGAACGGCAGTCATAAAGATTTTCTTATGGTCAAGTATTCTGGAAATGACAAGTTGTTTGTCCCTATTGACCAGATTGACTTAATCCAGAAATATGTAGGCTCAGAAGGCAAAGAGCCTAAGGTCTATAAATTAGGCGGAAGTGAATGGGGAAAAGTCAAACGGCGTGTCCAATCCTCTGTTGAGGATATCGCGGACGATTTAATTGAACTCTATGCCGAGCGTGAGGCCTCTAAAGGCCATGCGTTTGGTGAAGATGGGGAAATGCAGCGCGATTTTGAAGCAGCTTTCGCGTATGAAGAAACCGAGGATCAGCTGCGCTGTATTGAAGAAATTAAAGAAGACATGAAACGGATCCGTCCGATGGACCGTTTGTTGTGCGGAGACGTAGGTTACGGCAAAACGGAAGTAGCTATACGGGCCGCGTTTAAAGCTATTGAAGACGGCAAGCAAGTCGCACTGCTTGTACCTACCACGATTTTAGCTCAGCAGCACTATGAAACACTGCAGGAGAGATTTCAGGATTTCGGGATCAATATCGGCCTCCTCAGCCGTTTTCGTACACGCAAGCAGCAAAAGGAAACCTCAGACCGTCTGCGCAAAGGACTGGTCGATTTAGTCGTTGGGACACACCGTATTTTATCTAAAGACGTGCAATTTAAAGATTTAGGCTTGCTTATTGTAGACGAAGAACAGCGTTTTGGTGTCAAGCACAAGGAAAAAATCAAACAATTGAAAGCTAATGTAGATGTGCTGACGCTGACGGCGACACCAATCCCAAGGACTCTTCATATGTCGATGCTCGGCGTAAGGGACCTTTCAGTCATTGAGACGCCGCCAGAAAATCGTTTTCCTATTCAGACGTATGTCCTTGAATATAACCCCGTGTTTATGCGGGAAGCGATCGAACGGGAAATGGCCAGAGAGGGGCAAGTCTTCTTCTTATTTAACCGCGTGGAAAATATTGAACGGATGTCCCAGGAGATCTCGGCCCTCGTTCCGGAAGCCCGCGTAGCGTTTGCTCATGGCCAGATGAATGAAACGGAGCTTGAAAACGTCATGTTTTCCTTCCTTGAAGGAGAGTTTGATGTTCTTGTCAGCACCACCATTATTGAGACGGGTGTAGATATCCCGAACGTCAATACGTTAATCGTCTATGATGCCGATCGCATGGGCTTAAGCCAGCTTTATCAGCTGCGCGGCCGTGTAGGGCGTTCAAACAGGGTAGCGTATGCCTATTTCACTTATCAAAAGGATAAAGTGCTGACAGAGGTTGCCGAAAAGCGGCTGCAGGCGATCAAAGAATTTACTGAATTAGGGTCTGGTTTCAAAATCGCGATGCGGGACTTATCCATTCGCGGTGCAGGGAATCTGTTAGGAGCCCAGCAGCACGGATTTATTGACTCCGTAGGGTTTGATATGTATTCTCAAATGCTTAAGGATGCCATTGAAGCGAAACGGCAAGGGAAAGAACCTCAAGCTGTTCAGCCTTTTCAGCCTGAGCTTGACTTGCAGATTGATGCTTATATTCCTGAGAGCTACATCCATGATGAGAAACAGAAGATTGATATGTATAAACAGTTCCAGGCTTTAGAGAGTGAAGAAGATATTCACGATCTCCGGGATGAGCTGATTGACAGGTTTGGCGACTATCCTGAAGAAGTCGAGAACCTTTTCCGTGTCTCTGCTATTCGTCTCTATGCCAAAAAAGCAAGAATTGAATCGATCAGTGAGAAGAAAAAGAAAATTGAAATGCTGATGGAGTCAGAGCAGAGCCAGCAAATTGATGGCGCAAAGCTTTTTGAATTCGCCAATAAATACGGACGGATCGTCCAGCTGGGCACCGAAGATAGTAAGCTTAAGGTCACGTTTACGTGGGATAAGAAGTCGCTCTTAAACCGCTATGAAATTGTTGAAGAATTTGTGCATCACCTTCCTGAATTATCAAGGGAGGTCACCACAGCTTAA
- the spoVG gene encoding septation regulator SpoVG — protein sequence MEVTDVRLRRVDTEGRMRAIASITLDQEFVVHDIRVIDGNNGLFVAMPSKRTPDGEFRDIAHPINSGTRGKIQDAVLEEYHRAGEEESEVEYEEAGAS from the coding sequence ATGGAAGTAACTGACGTAAGACTGCGACGCGTGGATACCGAAGGAAGAATGCGAGCAATTGCTTCTATTACCTTGGACCAGGAATTTGTTGTCCATGATATTCGGGTGATTGATGGCAATAATGGATTGTTTGTAGCAATGCCTAGTAAACGAACTCCTGATGGGGAATTTCGGGACATTGCACACCCGATTAACTCTGGCACCCGTGGGAAAATCCAGGACGCTGTCCTTGAGGAATATCACCGTGCTGGTGAAGAGGAATCAGAGGTCGAATACGAAGAAGCGGGAGCATCTTAA
- a CDS encoding ribose-phosphate diphosphokinase, which yields MPTGYKDSKLKVFSLNSNPALAEEIAENIGTELGKCTVTNFSDGEIQINIEESIRGCDVYVVQSTCEPVNQHIMELLIMIDALKRASARSINIVMPYYGYARQDRKARAREPITAKLVANLLQTAGASRVLMLDLHAPQIQGFFDIPIDHLVGVPILSDYFEEKNFEDIVVVSPDHGGVTRARKMADRLKAPIAIIDKRRPRPNVSEVMNIVGNIEGKTAIIIDDIIDTAGTITLAANALVENGANEVYACCTHPVLSGPALDRINNSKIKELVVTNTIPLRDKKNGKITALSVAPLISEAIIRVHERQSISILFD from the coding sequence ATGCCAACTGGATATAAGGATTCGAAATTAAAGGTATTCTCATTAAATTCCAACCCTGCTCTTGCCGAGGAAATTGCTGAGAATATCGGAACTGAACTTGGAAAATGTACCGTTACTAATTTTAGTGATGGGGAAATCCAAATCAATATTGAAGAAAGTATACGCGGCTGCGACGTATACGTCGTGCAGTCCACCTGTGAGCCGGTTAATCAGCACATCATGGAACTGCTCATTATGATTGATGCGCTGAAGCGTGCTTCTGCAAGGTCGATCAATATTGTCATGCCTTATTATGGGTATGCCCGTCAAGACCGTAAAGCCCGTGCAAGGGAACCGATTACGGCAAAGTTAGTAGCGAATCTGTTACAGACTGCTGGAGCAAGCAGAGTGTTGATGCTCGACTTGCACGCTCCCCAGATCCAAGGGTTTTTTGATATACCTATTGATCATTTGGTAGGTGTGCCTATTCTTTCGGATTACTTTGAGGAAAAGAATTTTGAGGACATTGTGGTCGTTTCTCCAGATCATGGTGGTGTAACCCGCGCACGTAAAATGGCAGATCGTCTGAAAGCTCCGATTGCAATTATTGATAAGCGGCGTCCGCGTCCAAACGTTTCAGAAGTTATGAATATTGTTGGGAACATCGAAGGAAAAACAGCGATTATTATAGATGATATTATCGATACGGCAGGAACTATTACCCTTGCTGCGAACGCGCTTGTAGAAAACGGGGCGAATGAAGTGTATGCCTGCTGTACCCACCCTGTTTTATCTGGTCCGGCATTGGATCGTATTAATAATTCTAAAATCAAGGAATTGGTAGTTACCAATACGATTCCGCTGCGCGACAAAAAGAATGGAAAGATCACAGCTCTTTCTGTTGCACCGTTGATCAGCGAAGCGATTATCCGCGTACATGAACGTCAATCCATCAGCATTCTATTTGATTAG
- the pth gene encoding aminoacyl-tRNA hydrolase, whose protein sequence is MKCIVGLGNPGKKYEQTRHNVGFMIIDELVKQNGWSLGQEKFRGFYTVEHVRGEKVLLLKPQTYMNLSGESLRPFMDYYEIDVEDVLVVYDDLDLPPGKIRLRKKGGHGGHNGIRNIIDHLGTKEFKRLRIGVGRPSVPMPVVDYVLHSFDKEQEESMNESIQQAVKACEAWIEKPFNEVMNEFNAS, encoded by the coding sequence ATGAAATGCATTGTTGGCCTTGGAAATCCAGGGAAAAAGTATGAACAGACACGCCATAATGTTGGCTTTATGATCATCGATGAATTAGTGAAGCAGAACGGCTGGAGCCTGGGACAGGAAAAGTTCCGAGGTTTTTATACTGTGGAACATGTACGAGGGGAAAAGGTGCTGCTTTTAAAACCGCAGACGTACATGAATTTGTCAGGGGAGTCGCTTCGTCCATTTATGGATTATTATGAGATCGATGTAGAAGATGTGCTTGTCGTTTACGATGATTTAGATCTCCCGCCTGGAAAGATTAGATTGCGTAAAAAAGGCGGTCATGGCGGGCATAATGGCATTCGTAATATTATCGATCATTTAGGCACGAAGGAATTTAAACGGCTTAGAATTGGTGTCGGCCGGCCTTCTGTTCCGATGCCGGTCGTGGATTACGTGCTGCATTCATTTGATAAAGAACAGGAAGAATCGATGAACGAAAGTATTCAGCAAGCCGTAAAAGCTTGCGAAGCCTGGATAGAAAAACCTTTTAATGAGGTTATGAATGAATTTAACGCTTCCTAG